A single window of Rhodamnia argentea isolate NSW1041297 chromosome 5, ASM2092103v1, whole genome shotgun sequence DNA harbors:
- the LOC115757168 gene encoding uncharacterized protein LOC115757168, which translates to MERKQGFFSALKDEVVRGLSPSRPSRPSRPSSPSPVSGGLLRRGRKHRGGGGYPGQPELAIVPRSGSLAPLVEGPDPEGDPKRRGGNGSGLGHWVKGQLGKAHSVTSSSSSSSSSGKRCDVRMLIGVMAAPLAPVHVSILDPLPHLSVKDTPIETSSAQYILQQYTAASGGLKLQNSIRNAYALGKLKMVASEFESATKAIKNRSSAQTGGFVLWQMNPDMWYVELAVGGSKVHAGCNGKLVWRHTPWLGAHTAKGPVRPLRRALQGLDPRTTASLFSDARCIGEKELNGEDCFILKLCTDPQSLKVRSEGPAEIIRHILFGYFSQKTGLLIRIEDSHLTRIQTNGGDAVYWETTITSSLDDYRPVEGIMIAHSGRSVATVFRFGEMAMSHTRTRMEETWTIEEVAFNIPGLSMDCFIPPADLRSDSVSESCELAQDDGGKSVIPQASHRARVAALEKAHDSKGDRVIWKMEV; encoded by the exons ATGGAGAGAAAGCAAGGCTTCTTCTCCGCCCTCAAGGACGAGGTGGTCCGCGGCCTCTCCCCCTCCCGCCCCTCCCGCCCCTCCCGCCCCTCCAGCCCCTCCCCGGTGTCGGGGGGCCTGCTCCGCCGCGGCCGCAAGCAccgtggcggcggcggctacCCGGGGCAGCCCGAGCTGGCGATCGTCCCGAGATCCGGGAGCCTGGCGCCGCTGGTGGAGGGCCCGGATCCCGAAGGCGACCCAAAGAGGAGGGGCGGGAACGGGTCGGGCCTGGGCCATTGGGTGAAGGGCCAGCTCGGGAAGGCTCATTCGgtgacctcctcctcctcctcctcctcgtcgtcCGGGAAGAGGTGCGACGTGAGGATGCTGATTGGGGTGATGGCCGCACCTCTCGCCCCGGTGCACGTTAGCATCCTCGACCCTCTGCCTCACCTCAGTGTCAAGGACACTCCTATC GAGACGTCATCTGCTCAATACATACTGCAACAGTACACAGCTGCATCGGGCGGTCTAAAGCTCCAGAACTCCATCCGGAATGCCTACGCGTTAGGAAAGTTGAAGATGGTGGCCTCggagtttgaaagtgcaacgAAGGCGATAAAAAACCGGAGTTCTGCACAAACAGGTGGTTTCGTGCTCTGGCAGATGAACCCCGATATGTGGTATGTGGAGCTCGCAGTTGGTGGAAGTAAGGTCCATGCTGGCTGTAATGGGAAACTCGTTTGGAGGCACACTCCCTGGCTAGGCGCTCACACTGCAAAGGGGCCCGTTAGACCCCTGCGCCGTGCCCTCCAG GGTCTTGACCCAAGAACCACAGCGAGTCTGTTTTCTGATGCAAGGTGCATCGGCGAGAAGGAGCTTAATGGTGAGGACTGTTTCATCCTGAAGCTATGCACTGACCCTCAGTCACTGAAGGTGAGGAGTGAGGGGCCTGCCGAGATCATAAGACACATTCTGTTTGGCTATTTCAGCCAGAAAACGGGACTCCTCATCCGAATCGAGGATTCCCATCTTACTCGTATCCAAACGAATGGTGGAGACGCTGTGTACTGGGAAACCACCATCACTTCATCCCTTGATGACTACAGGCCCGTCGAAGGAATCATGATTGCGCACTCAGGTCGGTCGGTAGCGACCGTTTTTAGGTTTGGGGAGATGGCGATGAGCCATACAAGAACTAGGATGGAGGAAACTTGGACGATTGAGGAGGTTGCGTTTAACATCCCAGGCCTATCAATGGACTGCTTCATCCCTCCTGCAGATTTGAGATCCGATTCTGTCAGTGAATCTTGTGAACTCGCGCAGGACGATGGGGGCAAAAGTGTGATCCCACAGGCATCACATAGAGCAAGAGTAGCTGCTCTAGAGAAAGCACATGACAGCAAAGGCGATCGTGTGATCTGGAAGATGGAAGTATGA